The following DNA comes from bacterium BMS3Abin11.
GGCTTCACCTTCTTTGTACTCATCAGGGGCGATATCCTGAATGCCTTCTTCATCACATCTGTCATAAAGTAACTCGATAAGCGCTTCCGGTACAGAAGATGGATACATACCGAACTTTACAAGGTTGCTGACACCCAGGGTGGAACGTATCGGTGACCAGTTGTCGGTCTTTGTGTCAAGGTGGATAAAAAGGTATCGAGGAAAAAGTGGTTCTATACGCGTTACACCCTTGCCCATACGACGGCGGCGGAGCCGGGCCATCGGCAAGTATATCTCATAGCCCTGCCGCTGCAGGTTCTCCCGGGCAAGCAGTTCTTTTTGTGGCTTAGTGTAGATCAGGTACCAGTTTTTCATTTTTAATTGTGTAATGCTTTTCTGTAGGTGCGTCGTCCTGATAAAAGGGTCGTGATAAAAAGGGTCGATAAAAGGCGATAAAAGGGGTCGGAGTCTAAGTGCGACTCCGACCCCTTTTATCGACCCTTTTTATCACCCCTTTTATCCATAGTATTCTCTGTACCAGCTGGCAAATTCACGCAAACCTTCTTCTACCGTAATTCCAGGTTTGTAACCAAAATCTCTTTCCAGTGCCGAAGTATCAGCGGTGGTCGCTTTCACGTCGCCATCCTGCATTGGCAGCATTTCCATGTCGGCTTTGATGCCCAGCGAGTCCTCCAGTACTTCAATATAACGCAGCAGTTTTACCGGTCGGCCATTCCCAATATTGTATATCCGGTAAGGCGCATCACTGGAGGACGGCACAGGGTCATCATGACTGAATGCTGGATCCGGCTCCGCTGGTTTATCGATTACCCTGATAACGCCTTCTACGGTATCATCGATATAGGTAAAATCACGGATCATCTTGCCGTAATTGAATACCGGTATTTTCTCACCATTCAGCATGGCTTTGGTGAATTTGAAAAAGGCCATGTCCGGTCTGCCCCACGGGCCATAGACGGTAAAAAATCGCAGGCCCGTACAGGGTAGGCGATAAAGATGGGCATAGGTATGGGCCATCAGTTCACCAGCTTTTTTGCTGGCGGCATAGAGTGAAACCTGATGATCCACCGCATCATTCTCGGAATACGGCAGTTTGGTATTAGAGCCATAGACCGAACTTGATGAGGCAAAAACCAGATGCCCCACTTTTGAATGCCGGCAGCCTTCCAGTATATTGCCAAAACCGACCAGATTCGCGTCAACATAAGCCGCCGGGTTCTCCAGCGAGTACCGCACACCTGCCTGGGCGGCGAGATTCATTACGGCATCAAACCGATGTGTCTCGAATAGCTTTTTAATAGCTGCTCTATCTGAGATATCTATTTTCTCAAAAGAAAAACCGGGTTTGCCGGTCAACCTTGCCAGCCTGGCTTCTTTGAGCGAGACCTCATAGTAATCGTTAAGCGTATCAATTGTGTGCACTGTATCACCGCGATCCAGCAGTCTGTGCGCCAATGCGGCTCCGATGAACCCGGCACCTCCTGTAATCAAAACCTTCATTTCTTCTGTCACCTGTGTCGAATCAACCTGAAATTCTAACATTTTCAATCTGAGGATGCCCTTTATTAACCTGCTGAATTGTGAGTAGCAGCCTACTAAGCAATATCTGTAGGTGCGAATTCATTCGCACAATTACTTTATCATCCTCTCTGTGCGAATGAATTCGCACCTACAACTTCGGATACGCAATAGCGATACTATTTTTTTTACTGGACAGGTAAATAACTGTTATGCAGAATGTGGCGTTATAAATGATGGAGGTGATCATGACAGTTACTATTTACCACAACCCACGTTGCAGCAAGTCACGCGCAACAATGGAATTTCTGGAGGAGAAAGGCATAGAAGCCAAAATCATTAAATATATGGACACCCCACCAGATGAAGCCACTCTTAAAGAATTGCTTGCAATGCTGGGTATGACTCCGCGTGAACTAATGAGAAAACATGAAGCCGTTTTCAAGGATGCAGGGCTGGATGACCCAACATTTACCGATGAAGAACTGATAGAGGCCATGGCTCAGTGCCCCAGCCTGATGGAGCGACCGATCGTTGTAAATAATGGAAAGGCTGTCCTGGCACGTCCACCTGAGGCAGTGCTGGACATACTCTAAATTTATGAGCGAGATACGGGTTCTCGGTATGAGAGTTGCCAATCTTGCCTGCCTGACCACTTAAGGGCACCCTTAAAAAGCATGAATACTCGACTGGCCTATACACTGAGCCTTGTTTTCTGGATAGCTCTTATTACTCTTACCGTGCTATGGGAAGGCTGGCTGGCGCCCACTCCACCACCAGGCCTCTGGTTGACGATCAAGTCCTTATTGTTATTAGTTCCACTATTCGGCATGTTGCACATGAAGCGTACATCGTTCTCCATCGCTGGACTGATCGCCATGCTTTACTTTACTGAAGGTGTCATGATCAGCTGGGGTGAATTAGCTACAGGCTCACAGAATACAGTATTACTGGCCTTGAGCCTGGCTGAAGTTTTTCTGGTGCTTGGGTTTGTTGTTTGTATTTACATATATCTTAGAAACACTAAAAGGCGGGGAGAAAACCAGGAGGAAAGGTAAAAGGGGAAAGATAAAAGACTTATCGTGGCAATATTGTAGGTCCGAATTCATTCGGACAAGGTCTGTGCGAATAAATTCGCACCTACAAATATTAACTAGATTTTTCTTTCCCCTTTCCTCTGCCTTTATTCATTCCAGTTCCAGCGACCGCAAAAACGGAATTGTAATCAGCCTTTTTTGCTCCAGACTGGCCCTGTCAATTTGATCAAGTATTTTGAACAAATTTCCTGTCTCTCGCCGATGACGGTTTAGAATAAACTTTACTGCTTCCTCGGAGATCTCGAAGCCTCGATCAGAGGCCCGTTCCTGCAGAGCGGTGATTTTCTGCTCATCGCCCAGCGGTAACACCTGATAGGTTAAACCTGACATCAAGCGTGTTACCAGATCACGCAGACCCAGATCCAGACTAGTTGGTGGCTTGATTGCCGAAATAATGATCGACTTATCCCTGTCACGGGCCAGGTTACAGAGCTGAAATAATCTTTCTTCCCATCCAGCCATGCCCGCAATGGTATCAAGGCCATCGATTAGATAAATATCGTAGTCACCGAGATCGGAAAGGATAGCTTCACTGCCTTTTTCAGCAGGCAAATCAGATAGCGAAACAAACCAGGGGCTTTGCCTGTTCTCTTCGGCAAGCAGATAACAGGAATTCAGTAAATGGCTCTTACCACCGCCGGATTCACCCCAGATAAACAGGGGCGCCAGCACTTCCTTTCCTTCGGCCACCCTGATCAGATGCTGCTCCAGCTCTGCGTTATGGCCAGTAACGAAACTGTCAAAACAAACCTTGTCCCGTAATGAAATATCCAGTGCCATCTGACTCTGTTTTATTGTCATCAGTCTGGACTACCTGTTTTTATTGGCATTTCGGTCGTCATTCGCACTGTCCAGCATTTCAATTTCCTCTTTCACAGCCCATACCCAGACATAATGCACACCACTGAGTATCGTTGTTATAAAAGTGGCATAGATTAAATAATCCGTGAAGGAGGTGTAATCCAGACCAAAGGTTTTTTGCCCCAGGATAGCAACCACAAGGAAAATCTGCGTAAACGTATTGAGCTTGCTCAAATAACTCGGTGCCATCTTGACCTGGCCGTTGAACGCCACATAAATCAGGCTCCCCACCAGAATGAGCACATCCCGGAAAACGACGGTCAGAAATAACCAGAATGGCAGATCACCCAGTATCATCAGCATCAGATAGCTGCTGAATATCAGTGCCTTGTCAGCCAGCGGATCCAGTATAGCACCAAGCTCACTGGCCATATCAAAGCGCTTGGCAATGAAGCCGTCCAGCCCATCGGAAATCCCTGAAATTAAAAAGACAAGGAAGGCCCATCCGTAATTCTGTTCATGCAGTAATAGAATCAACACCGGCACAGTCGCGATCCGGAACATGGTAATTATATTAGGGATGGTTGTAATCACGATATGACTTCAGTGTTCAGCGTTCAGAATATATTGATTATTCAAAACTGCATAAAAATAATCACATGCCAGGGGATGCCTAAAAACCTGACAGAGTCCATGGATGTCATGATAAAATATTATATTTACTTTACCATGAATCCCAACAGGAGCCACCCGTGGCTGACCCAAATTCCGGCCTGACTTATCGCGATGCTGGTGTCGACATTGATGCCGGCGAATCACTGGTTGATATGATCAAACCCATTGCCAAAGCAACCCGTCGTCCGGGCTGCATGGATGACCTGGGTGGTTTTGGCGCCATGTTCCAGATCCCGCCAACCTATAAAGAACCGATTCTGGTGTCCGGTACTGACGGTGTAGGCACCAAGCTGAGACTTGCAATCGACAGTGGCATTCATGACACCATCGGCATCGATCTGGTCGCCATGTGTGCCAATGACATTCTGGTACAGGGGGCAGAGCCTCTTTTCTTCCTCGATTATTTTGCCACTGGAAAACTTGATGTCGATACCGCTATCACCATCGTGCGCGGAATAGGAGATGGATGCAAACTGGCCGGCGCCGCGTTAATCGGTGGAGAAACCGCAGAAATGCCGGGTATGTATGCCAATGGGGATTATGATCTGGCAGGCTTCTGTGTCGGTGTCGTCGAGAAATCATCCATCATTGATGGCTCAGAAGTTGTTGTAGGGGATGTACTTATTGCCTTGCAGTCATCCGGCCCTCACTCCAATGGCTACTCCCTTATTCGCAAGGTCATTGAGGCC
Coding sequences within:
- the arsC gene encoding arsenate reductase, giving the protein MTVTIYHNPRCSKSRATMEFLEEKGIEAKIIKYMDTPPDEATLKELLAMLGMTPRELMRKHEAVFKDAGLDDPTFTDEELIEAMAQCPSLMERPIVVNNGKAVLARPPEAVLDIL
- the rfaH gene encoding transcription antitermination protein RfaH, which translates into the protein MKNWYLIYTKPQKELLARENLQRQGYEIYLPMARLRRRRMGKGVTRIEPLFPRYLFIHLDTKTDNWSPIRSTLGVSNLVKFGMYPSSVPEALIELLYDRCDEEGIQDIAPDEYKEGEAIRVMEGPMTGLEGVFLAKTSSDRVMVLLDIVGKHTRVNLETEKLGPAG
- the hda gene encoding DnaA regulatory inactivator Hda, with the protein product MTIKQSQMALDISLRDKVCFDSFVTGHNAELEQHLIRVAEGKEVLAPLFIWGESGGGKSHLLNSCYLLAEENRQSPWFVSLSDLPAEKGSEAILSDLGDYDIYLIDGLDTIAGMAGWEERLFQLCNLARDRDKSIIISAIKPPTSLDLGLRDLVTRLMSGLTYQVLPLGDEQKITALQERASDRGFEISEEAVKFILNRHRRETGNLFKILDQIDRASLEQKRLITIPFLRSLELE
- the pgsA2 gene encoding putative CDP-diacylglycerol--glycerol-3-phosphate 3-phosphatidyl-transferase 2; translation: MPVLILLLHEQNYGWAFLVFLISGISDGLDGFIAKRFDMASELGAILDPLADKALIFSSYLMLMILGDLPFWLFLTVVFRDVLILVGSLIYVAFNGQVKMAPSYLSKLNTFTQIFLVVAILGQKTFGLDYTSFTDYLIYATFITTILSGVHYVWVWAVKEEIEMLDSANDDRNANKNR
- the rfbB gene encoding dTDP-glucose 4,6-dehydratase; this translates as MLEFQVDSTQVTEEMKVLITGGAGFIGAALAHRLLDRGDTVHTIDTLNDYYEVSLKEARLARLTGKPGFSFEKIDISDRAAIKKLFETHRFDAVMNLAAQAGVRYSLENPAAYVDANLVGFGNILEGCRHSKVGHLVFASSSSVYGSNTKLPYSENDAVDHQVSLYAASKKAGELMAHTYAHLYRLPCTGLRFFTVYGPWGRPDMAFFKFTKAMLNGEKIPVFNYGKMIRDFTYIDDTVEGVIRVIDKPAEPDPAFSHDDPVPSSSDAPYRIYNIGNGRPVKLLRYIEVLEDSLGIKADMEMLPMQDGDVKATTADTSALERDFGYKPGITVEEGLREFASWYREYYG
- the purM gene encoding phosphoribosylformylglycinamidine cyclo-ligase — translated: MADPNSGLTYRDAGVDIDAGESLVDMIKPIAKATRRPGCMDDLGGFGAMFQIPPTYKEPILVSGTDGVGTKLRLAIDSGIHDTIGIDLVAMCANDILVQGAEPLFFLDYFATGKLDVDTAITIVRGIGDGCKLAGAALIGGETAEMPGMYANGDYDLAGFCVGVVEKSSIIDGSEVVVGDVLIALQSSGPHSNGYSLIRKVIEATNADLGQTFGDTTLARTLLKPTRIYVKPLLNLLQEMPLHALAHITGGGLSGNISRVIPDGLCAVVERSSWNFPAVFEWLQENGNIAEDEMLKTFNCGMGMVLVAAAADAAAVIKNLEAQGEKVWLTGRIEKAAAGSERVRIV